The following are from one region of the Rhizobium sullae genome:
- a CDS encoding GNAT family N-acetyltransferase produces MVRVPPVTESTDTNANRMVHELASIRFDLPQAEARIEIGRPGRELCLYPGKLGYELQDELDFLSNRAMEPNVFFTGRFLAPAMPRLEDRQVNFALIRDENGQRSRLRFLMPFSVERPGFAVGPSIIRAWSNSFAPLGTPLVDAEDAAETLDNLFEGLTAHDLNLPATLVLPDIRLNGIFARVAKAVALSRNLPVTVTNPFQRPMLKSEEDAMGYLGHTISSSHMREMRRQWRQLEELGTAVYVVARQPRDVHARFEEFLTMEAGGWKGKKRSALATDRYHTAFAREAVSNLAAIDAVRIHTIDLNGKAIAATVVLMMGGEAYTWKTAYNEAYARYSPGKLLMAELTEWHLDDANIVRSDSCAVPDHPIMSRFWQEREEMGTLVIGLTQNGDRDVRQAAAQLHMYRSTRNMAKMLREKIISLTRRG; encoded by the coding sequence ATGGTGCGTGTCCCCCCCGTCACCGAAAGCACAGATACCAATGCCAACCGCATGGTTCACGAGCTTGCCTCGATACGCTTCGACCTGCCGCAGGCCGAAGCGCGCATTGAGATCGGGCGCCCGGGCCGCGAGCTCTGCCTCTATCCCGGCAAACTCGGCTATGAATTGCAGGACGAATTGGATTTCCTTTCGAACCGCGCGATGGAGCCGAATGTTTTCTTCACCGGCCGCTTCCTCGCGCCCGCCATGCCGCGGCTTGAAGACCGGCAGGTGAATTTCGCGCTGATCCGCGACGAGAACGGCCAACGCAGCCGCTTGCGCTTCCTGATGCCGTTCTCCGTCGAAAGACCCGGCTTTGCCGTCGGCCCCTCGATCATCCGCGCATGGTCGAACAGCTTCGCACCGCTCGGCACTCCCCTGGTCGACGCAGAAGATGCAGCCGAGACGCTGGACAACCTTTTTGAGGGCTTGACGGCGCACGATCTGAACCTTCCTGCAACGCTGGTGCTGCCGGATATTCGCCTGAACGGCATCTTTGCCCGCGTGGCAAAGGCCGTCGCGCTGAGCCGCAACCTGCCGGTCACGGTCACCAATCCGTTCCAGCGGCCGATGCTGAAAAGCGAGGAAGACGCCATGGGTTATCTTGGTCATACCATCTCTTCCTCGCATATGAGAGAAATGCGCCGTCAGTGGCGGCAGCTGGAAGAGCTAGGCACTGCCGTTTATGTCGTTGCGCGGCAGCCCCGCGATGTTCATGCGCGGTTCGAGGAATTCCTGACAATGGAAGCCGGCGGCTGGAAAGGCAAGAAGCGTAGTGCGCTGGCGACCGACCGCTACCACACTGCCTTCGCCCGAGAAGCCGTCTCGAACCTCGCGGCGATCGACGCTGTGCGTATTCACACAATCGACCTGAACGGCAAGGCAATCGCGGCAACAGTCGTGCTGATGATGGGCGGCGAGGCCTACACCTGGAAGACAGCCTACAACGAGGCCTATGCCCGCTATTCACCGGGCAAGCTGCTGATGGCCGAACTGACGGAATGGCATCTCGACGATGCGAATATCGTGCGTTCCGATTCCTGCGCGGTGCCGGATCATCCGATCATGAGCCGTTTCTGGCAGGAGCGCGAGGAAATGGGAACGCTGGTGATCGGCCTGACGCAGAACGGCGACCGCGATGTCCGGCAGGCTGCCGCTCAGTTGCACATGTATCGCAGCACCCGCAATATGGCAAAGATGCTGCGCGAGAAGATCATATCGCTCACACGGCGCGGTTAG
- the secA gene encoding preprotein translocase subunit SecA, with the protein MVSFGGLARKIFGSANDRRVRSFQPNVAAINSIEEKTKALSDEQLAAQTVEFRKMLADGKTLDDILVPAFAVVREASRRVLGLRPFDVQLVGGMILHSNAIAEMKTGEGKTLVATLPVYLNALSGKGVHVVTVNDYLARRDAANMGRIYNFLGLTTGVIVHGLSDEERAAAYKCDVTYATNNELGFDYLRDNMKYEKGQMVQRGHNFAIVDEVDSILVDEARTPLIISGPLDDRSDLYNTIDAFIPLLSEEDYEIDEKQRSANFSEVGTEKLEGLLKAADLLKGSALYDIENVAIVHHVNNALKAHKLFQRDKDYIVRNDEIVIIDEFTGRMMPGRRYSEGQHQALEAKEKVQIQPENQTLAQITFQNYFRMYDKLAGMTGTAQTEAEEFANIYGLDVVEVPTNLPIQRLDEDDEVYRTFEEKYKAIIAEIADAQKRGQPVLVGTTSIEKSELLAELMRKQGFKDFQVLNARYHEQEAYIVAQAGVPGAVTIATNMAGRGTDIQLGGNLDMRIERELGEVEPGPERDAKISAITAEIQKLKEQAITAGGLYVIATERHESRRIDNQLRGRSGRQGDPGRSKFYLSLQDDLMRIFGSDRMDGMLQKLGLKEGEAIVHPWINKALERAQKKVEARNFDIRKNLLKYDDVLNDQRKVIFEQRLELMEASNISETVSDMRREVIEDLVEKHIPERAYAEQWDAAGLREQVAALLNLDLPIEDWVKEEGIAEDDIRERLTEAANAAFTEKAERFGPDIMHYVERSIVMQTLDHLWREHIVNLDHLRSVIGFRGYAQRDPLQEYKSEAFELFQTLLNSLRQAVTAQMMRVELVQQAPAEPELPVMHAQHLDPDTGENDFGPVYQASEVTVSPENRDPNNPSTWGKVGRNESCPCGSGKKFKHCHGAFAEA; encoded by the coding sequence ATGGTCAGCTTCGGCGGTCTCGCCCGCAAAATATTTGGCTCTGCCAACGACCGCCGCGTGCGGTCGTTCCAGCCGAACGTCGCCGCCATCAACTCGATTGAAGAGAAGACGAAGGCCTTGAGCGACGAGCAGCTCGCCGCCCAGACGGTCGAGTTCCGCAAGATGCTGGCGGACGGCAAGACGCTTGACGACATCCTCGTTCCGGCATTCGCCGTCGTGCGCGAAGCTTCGCGCCGCGTCCTCGGCCTGCGGCCCTTTGACGTGCAGCTTGTCGGCGGCATGATCCTGCATTCCAACGCCATCGCCGAAATGAAGACCGGCGAAGGTAAGACGCTGGTTGCGACGCTGCCGGTTTACCTGAATGCGCTTTCCGGCAAGGGTGTCCACGTCGTCACCGTCAACGACTACCTCGCCCGCCGCGACGCGGCCAACATGGGTCGCATCTATAACTTCCTCGGGCTTACCACGGGCGTCATCGTTCATGGTCTGTCGGACGAGGAGCGCGCTGCCGCCTACAAATGCGACGTCACCTACGCGACCAACAACGAACTCGGCTTCGATTATCTTCGCGACAACATGAAGTACGAGAAGGGCCAGATGGTTCAGCGCGGCCATAACTTCGCCATCGTCGACGAAGTGGACTCGATCCTGGTCGACGAAGCGCGCACGCCGCTTATCATCTCCGGTCCGCTCGACGACCGCTCCGATCTCTACAATACGATCGACGCCTTTATTCCGCTCTTGTCGGAAGAAGATTACGAAATCGACGAGAAGCAACGTTCGGCGAACTTTTCCGAAGTTGGTACTGAAAAGCTCGAAGGTCTGCTGAAGGCGGCGGACCTCCTGAAAGGCAGCGCGCTCTACGACATAGAAAACGTTGCGATCGTTCACCACGTCAACAATGCGCTGAAGGCTCACAAGCTCTTCCAGCGTGACAAGGACTACATCGTCCGCAACGACGAAATCGTCATCATCGACGAATTCACCGGCCGAATGATGCCGGGCCGCCGCTATTCGGAAGGGCAGCATCAGGCGCTGGAAGCCAAGGAAAAGGTACAGATCCAGCCGGAAAACCAAACGCTGGCGCAGATCACCTTCCAGAACTATTTCCGCATGTACGACAAGCTCGCCGGCATGACTGGTACGGCGCAGACGGAAGCGGAAGAATTCGCCAACATCTACGGCCTCGACGTCGTCGAAGTGCCGACGAACCTGCCGATCCAGCGTCTCGACGAAGACGACGAGGTCTACCGGACCTTTGAGGAAAAATACAAAGCGATCATCGCCGAGATAGCGGACGCCCAGAAGCGCGGCCAGCCGGTGCTTGTCGGCACAACCTCCATCGAAAAATCCGAACTTCTGGCTGAACTGATGCGCAAGCAGGGTTTCAAGGACTTCCAGGTCCTGAACGCCCGCTATCACGAGCAGGAAGCCTATATCGTTGCGCAGGCCGGCGTACCGGGCGCGGTCACGATCGCAACCAACATGGCGGGCCGCGGCACCGACATTCAGCTCGGCGGCAACCTCGACATGCGCATCGAGCGCGAGCTTGGCGAAGTCGAGCCCGGTCCGGAGCGCGACGCCAAGATTTCGGCGATCACCGCGGAGATCCAGAAACTCAAGGAGCAGGCGATCACTGCCGGCGGTCTCTACGTCATCGCGACGGAGCGCCATGAAAGCCGCCGCATCGACAATCAGCTCCGTGGCCGTTCCGGCCGTCAGGGTGACCCGGGCCGCTCCAAGTTCTACCTGTCGCTTCAGGACGACCTGATGCGCATCTTCGGCTCCGACCGCATGGACGGCATGCTGCAGAAGCTCGGTCTCAAGGAAGGCGAGGCAATCGTTCATCCGTGGATCAACAAGGCTCTGGAGCGCGCCCAGAAGAAGGTCGAGGCCCGCAACTTCGATATCCGCAAGAACCTGCTGAAGTATGACGACGTTCTGAACGATCAGCGCAAGGTGATCTTCGAGCAGCGCCTTGAACTGATGGAGGCTTCGAACATCTCCGAGACGGTTTCCGACATGCGCCGCGAGGTCATCGAAGACCTCGTTGAGAAGCACATTCCCGAGCGTGCCTATGCCGAGCAGTGGGATGCTGCCGGACTGAGGGAGCAGGTCGCCGCGCTTCTCAACCTCGATCTGCCAATCGAGGATTGGGTGAAGGAAGAAGGCATTGCCGAGGACGACATTCGCGAGCGCCTGACCGAAGCTGCCAACGCCGCCTTCACCGAAAAGGCAGAGCGCTTCGGCCCGGATATCATGCATTATGTCGAGCGTTCGATCGTGATGCAGACGCTGGACCATCTCTGGCGCGAGCATATCGTCAACCTTGATCACCTGCGTTCCGTCATCGGCTTCCGCGGATATGCCCAGCGCGATCCGCTGCAGGAATACAAGTCCGAAGCCTTCGAGCTCTTCCAGACGCTGCTGAACAGCCTGCGCCAGGCAGTGACCGCGCAGATGATGCGCGTCGAACTGGTCCAGCAGGCGCCCGCCGAGCCGGAACTGCCGGTCATGCACGCCCAGCACCTGGACCCCGACACGGGCGAGAACGATTTCGGGCCGGTCTATCAGGCATCCGAAGTGACCGTCTCTCCGGAAAATCGGGATCCGAACAACCCCTCCACCTGGGGCAAGGTCGGCCGCAACGAGTCCTGCCCCTGCGGTTCGGGCAAGAAATTCAAGCATTGCCACGGTGCATTTGCCGAAGCCTGA
- a CDS encoding TetR/AcrR family transcriptional regulator: MRVSREKFAENRQKILEVAGVMFRENGFDGVGVADIMKACGLTHGGFYGHFQSKEDLQLEVSRALIAKVEARWKALIAGAPDRPLEALLDHYVSWLSVDNPGSSCVFVALMEEVSRSSGAVRETFNDGLSTLVDILAEIVQGDTPEERRENGFTTLSSMMGAVSLARAVENRELAGQFLSTMREKLAPAKSVDA, encoded by the coding sequence ATGCGCGTCAGCCGCGAAAAATTTGCAGAAAATCGCCAGAAGATCCTGGAGGTCGCGGGCGTGATGTTCCGCGAAAATGGGTTTGATGGCGTCGGCGTTGCCGATATCATGAAAGCCTGCGGACTGACGCATGGCGGCTTTTATGGTCACTTCCAATCAAAGGAAGATTTGCAACTGGAGGTCAGTCGCGCCCTGATCGCCAAGGTGGAAGCGCGGTGGAAGGCTCTGATTGCAGGTGCGCCTGATCGCCCCCTGGAAGCCCTCCTCGACCACTATGTTTCCTGGTTATCCGTCGACAATCCAGGTTCGAGTTGCGTCTTCGTGGCGCTGATGGAAGAGGTGAGCCGCAGCAGCGGTGCCGTGCGGGAGACATTCAATGATGGACTTTCCACACTTGTCGATATCCTGGCCGAGATCGTTCAGGGCGACACACCGGAAGAGCGCCGCGAGAACGGCTTTACGACGCTCTCGTCCATGATGGGGGCCGTCAGCCTGGCGCGCGCGGTCGAAAATCGCGAACTGGCGGGCCAGTTCCTGTCGACGATGCGGGAGAAGTTGGCACCGGCAAAATCCGTCGATGCCTAA
- a CDS encoding lipopolysaccharide biosynthesis protein produces the protein MAVIETAERLLPAGLRPAGGRLLRMLAAVLTGHGDKATAQRMALTAFSIRILSAALAFISQIILARLMGEYEYGIFVFVWVLIVLFGDLSCLGFHTAIVRFLPQYKAVGAFEEIRGLTGTARVFAMLSGTLVMAAGMAGLHFLGDRIEPYYLVPVFLGLLAMPMIALGDILEGTSRANHWPVMALSPVYIIRPVLIILFMLMAIGAGVEHSAVTAMKAALAAAYVTTLGQYIATLFRLRRHYSEGPRKVDFLNWLNIAFPIFLVEGVSFLLTNSDVLVVGIFLEPHDVAIYFAAAKTIALVHFIMFSVKAASGPRFSSIIAAGTREQLAAAAIDAARWTFWPALAIGLAVVAFGHLLLSLFGGAFTAGYVLMAILLAGILAKALVGPAETLLMMAGKQNLCVALYVAALTANVSLNIALIPHLGTIGTAIATASAMGVEAILLHIAVRRALGIVLFAFSHPPATIETRVR, from the coding sequence ATGGCGGTCATTGAAACAGCGGAAAGACTGCTGCCTGCGGGCCTGCGTCCGGCGGGGGGCCGACTGCTTCGCATGCTTGCCGCAGTTCTGACCGGACACGGCGACAAGGCAACCGCACAGCGCATGGCGCTCACCGCCTTTTCGATCCGCATCCTGAGCGCCGCCCTCGCCTTCATTTCCCAGATCATTCTCGCGCGCCTCATGGGCGAATATGAATACGGGATCTTCGTGTTTGTCTGGGTTCTGATCGTCCTGTTCGGCGATCTCTCGTGTCTCGGCTTTCACACGGCGATCGTTCGTTTCCTGCCGCAATACAAGGCTGTGGGTGCCTTTGAGGAAATTCGTGGCCTGACGGGAACGGCCCGCGTCTTCGCCATGCTTTCCGGAACGCTGGTGATGGCTGCCGGTATGGCAGGACTGCATTTCCTGGGTGACAGGATCGAGCCCTACTATCTCGTTCCCGTCTTCCTCGGCCTTCTCGCCATGCCGATGATCGCGCTCGGCGACATTCTGGAAGGCACCTCGCGCGCCAATCACTGGCCCGTCATGGCGCTAAGCCCCGTCTACATCATCCGGCCTGTGCTCATCATTCTCTTCATGCTGATGGCGATCGGCGCCGGTGTGGAGCATTCCGCCGTCACCGCCATGAAGGCCGCGCTGGCCGCAGCCTATGTCACCACCCTCGGCCAATATATCGCGACTCTTTTCCGCCTGCGCCGCCACTATAGCGAAGGACCGCGCAAGGTCGATTTCCTCAATTGGCTGAACATCGCCTTCCCGATTTTCCTGGTCGAAGGCGTGAGCTTCCTCTTGACCAACTCGGACGTCCTTGTCGTCGGCATCTTCCTCGAGCCGCACGACGTGGCGATCTATTTTGCCGCGGCAAAAACGATAGCGCTGGTGCATTTCATCATGTTCTCGGTAAAGGCTGCCTCCGGTCCGCGCTTTTCCAGCATTATCGCAGCCGGCACCCGCGAGCAGCTTGCCGCAGCGGCGATAGACGCTGCGCGGTGGACCTTCTGGCCGGCACTCGCCATCGGGCTTGCAGTCGTGGCATTCGGCCACCTTCTGCTGTCGCTTTTCGGCGGCGCCTTTACCGCAGGTTATGTCCTGATGGCGATCCTGCTTGCGGGCATCCTGGCCAAAGCCCTCGTCGGCCCGGCCGAAACGCTGCTGATGATGGCCGGAAAGCAAAACCTCTGTGTTGCCCTCTATGTCGCCGCGCTCACGGCAAACGTCTCCTTGAACATCGCCCTGATCCCGCACCTCGGCACCATCGGCACCGCTATTGCGACGGCATCGGCAATGGGTGTGGAAGCGATCCTGCTGCACATCGCCGTGCGCCGGGCGCTCGGCATTGTCCTTTTTGCGTTCAGCCACCCGCCGGCAACAATAGAAACGAGAGTCCGATAA
- a CDS encoding aldo/keto reductase, whose amino-acid sequence MDYVKFGGTGFEVSKICLGCMTFGDPGRGNHVWTLGEEESRTIIKQALDLGINFLDTANTYSDGSSEEIVGRAIKDFAKREDIVLATKVFNRMRPGPNGAGLSRKAIFDEIDNSLRRLGTDYVDLFQIHRFDYTTPIEETLEALHDVVKAGKARYIGASSMYSWQFAKMVYTSRLNGWTQFVSMQDHLNLLYREEEREMLPFCEDQKIAVIPWSPLARGRLARDWDEKTARTETDEFGKTLYRQAEDADRKIIETVGRLAKAHGVSRAQIATAWILQKSAVTAPIIGASKPHHLSDAVGALTVKLSAEDVAALEEPYVPHHVEGFK is encoded by the coding sequence ATGGACTATGTCAAATTCGGAGGCACTGGCTTCGAAGTTTCGAAGATTTGTCTCGGTTGCATGACCTTCGGCGATCCGGGTCGCGGCAACCACGTCTGGACGCTCGGCGAGGAGGAAAGCCGCACGATCATCAAGCAAGCGCTCGATCTCGGGATCAATTTCCTGGATACGGCGAATACCTATTCCGACGGCTCGTCGGAGGAAATCGTCGGGCGGGCAATCAAGGATTTCGCGAAGCGGGAGGACATCGTGCTCGCGACCAAGGTCTTCAACCGCATGCGCCCCGGCCCGAACGGCGCCGGCCTTTCTCGTAAGGCAATCTTCGACGAGATCGACAACAGCCTGCGCCGGCTCGGCACGGATTATGTCGACCTCTTCCAGATCCACCGCTTCGATTACACGACACCAATCGAGGAAACGCTGGAGGCGTTGCACGATGTCGTGAAGGCCGGCAAGGCACGCTATATCGGCGCCTCCTCCATGTATTCCTGGCAGTTCGCGAAGATGGTCTATACATCGCGGCTGAACGGCTGGACGCAATTCGTCAGCATGCAGGATCACCTAAATCTTCTCTATCGCGAGGAAGAACGCGAGATGCTGCCTTTCTGCGAGGATCAGAAGATTGCCGTCATCCCTTGGAGTCCCCTTGCCCGCGGCCGTCTGGCGCGCGACTGGGACGAGAAGACCGCCCGCACGGAAACGGATGAATTCGGCAAGACGCTCTATCGGCAGGCCGAAGATGCCGACCGCAAAATCATCGAGACAGTCGGACGGCTCGCGAAAGCGCATGGAGTCTCTCGTGCCCAGATCGCCACCGCTTGGATCTTGCAGAAGAGCGCAGTGACCGCACCGATCATCGGCGCATCAAAGCCGCATCATCTCTCGGACGCTGTTGGCGCATTGACTGTCAAGCTCAGCGCCGAGGACGTCGCCGCTCTCGAAGAGCCGTATGTGCCGCATCACGTGGAAGGCTTCAAATAA
- a CDS encoding AMP-binding protein, translating into MRLPACDRYDDLYRDFAWEISEDFNIGRAVSDEWAAQAPERICLEHFSPDGRHLSMTYGALAERSSSFASALRSLSIRRGDRVALLLPQCFETVIAHVAIYKMGAIVLPLALLFGVEALEYRLRTSGAAVIVTNSFGLERVNQIRENLPELRTVISIDGGEALAFGALAEAHPPIFDVAKTSPDDPALMIFTSGTTGPPKGALHGHRVLAGHIPGMQFAHEGFPQPGDKVWTPSDWAWAGGLLNALLPSLLLGVPVVSSPAQKFDADMAYRIMAEMKVRNAFIPPTALRLLKSISDPRAKFDLNLRTIGSAGESLGRETYEWARQTLGISVNEFYGQTECNFVLSSSAGYGVTKAGAIGRAVPGHQVAIIGENGDELPAGESGQIAIKAPDPVMFLGYWNDEEATRKKFINGWLLTGDLAHQNEEGYVTFEGRDDDVITSSGYRIGPAEIEDCLSGHPAVQLAAVVGKPDAVRTEIVKAYIVLSPDHTPSDALGAEIRDWVKMRLSMHEYPREVEFVDALPLTTTGKVIRRLLREKAAGEGPNRAV; encoded by the coding sequence ATGAGACTGCCTGCCTGCGATCGCTATGACGATCTTTATCGCGATTTTGCGTGGGAGATTTCGGAAGATTTCAATATCGGGCGTGCCGTAAGCGACGAATGGGCGGCGCAGGCGCCGGAACGCATCTGTCTTGAACATTTCAGCCCGGATGGCCGCCATCTGTCGATGACCTACGGTGCGCTGGCGGAGCGCTCGTCGTCTTTTGCCAGTGCATTAAGGTCGCTTAGCATTCGCCGTGGCGATCGCGTGGCGCTGCTTCTGCCGCAATGTTTCGAGACGGTGATCGCCCATGTGGCGATCTACAAGATGGGCGCGATTGTGCTGCCGCTCGCGCTGCTCTTCGGCGTCGAAGCGCTGGAATACCGACTGAGAACGTCAGGCGCCGCCGTGATCGTCACCAACTCCTTCGGCCTCGAGCGTGTGAACCAGATTCGCGAAAACCTGCCGGAACTTAGGACGGTTATCAGCATCGATGGCGGCGAAGCGCTTGCTTTCGGAGCACTCGCCGAGGCGCATCCGCCGATTTTCGACGTTGCTAAGACCAGCCCGGACGATCCGGCGTTGATGATCTTCACATCAGGCACGACGGGGCCGCCGAAGGGCGCGTTGCATGGCCATCGCGTTCTGGCGGGCCACATCCCCGGAATGCAATTTGCGCATGAAGGTTTTCCGCAGCCCGGCGACAAGGTCTGGACGCCGTCCGACTGGGCCTGGGCGGGCGGGCTGCTGAATGCGCTGCTGCCAAGCCTCCTGCTTGGCGTTCCTGTCGTTTCCTCTCCGGCGCAGAAATTCGACGCCGATATGGCCTATCGCATCATGGCCGAGATGAAGGTGCGGAATGCCTTCATTCCGCCGACAGCGCTGCGTCTGCTGAAATCGATCAGTGATCCCCGTGCGAAATTCGATCTCAATCTGCGGACAATCGGCTCCGCTGGCGAATCGCTCGGCCGAGAAACCTATGAATGGGCGCGGCAGACGCTCGGCATCTCCGTCAACGAATTCTATGGCCAGACGGAGTGCAATTTCGTGCTCTCCTCGAGTGCAGGCTACGGTGTCACGAAAGCCGGCGCGATCGGCCGTGCGGTTCCCGGTCATCAGGTCGCGATCATCGGCGAGAATGGTGATGAGTTGCCCGCCGGCGAGTCAGGCCAGATTGCTATCAAGGCGCCCGATCCGGTGATGTTCCTCGGTTATTGGAACGACGAGGAGGCAACCAGGAAGAAGTTCATCAACGGCTGGCTGCTGACCGGGGATCTCGCTCACCAGAATGAAGAGGGTTACGTCACATTCGAGGGCCGGGACGATGACGTCATCACCTCGTCAGGCTATCGCATCGGTCCCGCAGAAATCGAGGACTGTCTATCCGGCCACCCGGCCGTGCAGCTTGCCGCCGTCGTTGGCAAGCCGGACGCGGTGCGTACCGAGATCGTCAAAGCTTATATCGTGCTTTCGCCTGACCACACGCCCAGCGATGCGCTTGGCGCTGAAATCCGCGACTGGGTGAAGATGCGGCTTTCGATGCATGAATATCCGCGAGAGGTGGAATTCGTGGATGCACTTCCGCTGACGACGACAGGCAAGGTCATCCGCAGACTTCTGCGCGAAAAGGCGGCCGGCGAGGGGCCTAACCGCGCCGTGTGA